One region of Oncorhynchus mykiss isolate Arlee chromosome 8, USDA_OmykA_1.1, whole genome shotgun sequence genomic DNA includes:
- the plekhj1 gene encoding pleckstrin homology domain-containing family J member 1, translating into MRFNEKELISLSRQPSERAAELGMRGPKKGDVVKRRLVKLVVNFLFYFRTDEEEPQGALLLEQCRVEREDSLAFSITFLDEAERKYLFECDSQEQCQEWIDSIIKASYEFMRKNLIFYRTEIHRLTGKDPLEQYGIEDETRFQVTSGLHLMPKDI; encoded by the exons ATGCGTTTCAATGAGAAGGAACTAATTTCGTTGAGTCGCCAACCATCTGAGAGGGCGGCGGAACTTGGCATGCGAGGACCGAAGAAAGGAGATG TTGTGAAGAGGAGGTTGGTGAAGCTGGTGGTTAATTTCCTGTTCTACTTCCGAACTGATGAGGAGGAG CCTCAAGGTGCCTTGTTGCTAGAGCAGTGCCGGGTAGAAAGAGAGGACAGCCTTGCCTTCTCTATCA CTTTCCTAGATGAGGCAGAGAGGAAGTACCTGTTTGAGTGTGACTCCCAGGAGCAGTGTCAGGAGTGGATTGACTCCATCATCAAGGCCAG TTATGAGTTCATGAGGAAGAACTTGATCTTCTATCGCACAGAGATCCACCGGCTGACCGGCAAG GACCCTCTGGAGCAGTATGGTATTGAAGATGAGACGCGCTTCCAGGTCACTAGTGGCCTACATCTCATGCCTAAAGACATTTAA